Sequence from the Torulaspora globosa chromosome 4, complete sequence genome:
CGCGTCAGCGAAAAGACCATACGAACCGCGAATATGCAATAAACCCTGTCTAACAGCGCCGCCCTTGCCTCTATTCTTCTTTAGTTTAATTACTCTCAATTGGTCCGCATCTAGCTTGAAGTTTCGGTGAGACAATTCTAAGCAGTAGTCTGCCGTTCCATCTGAAGAACCGTCATCCACAATAATTATTTCCCATCTGCCTGGCatcgacttcttcaagtatttAATGGCTTCAGTCAACATTACCAATATTCTACTCGTCTCATTATAACTAGGAACAACAACTGATAGCAGAACATTATCATTTTCCTCAACCGGCTCGTCAGTAACTTTAGGAAGtaatttcttcaataccAAACCCTGCTTGTCAGCTGTTTGATACTGCAGCTCCTCTGGAAAAGGTGGTCTAGGCGTGTGAGACAGCAATTTAATGACGGTATACACAGAAGCGACAGCGACAACCACAATGGAGACCAGTAGAGTTCTCAATTCAACATCTTGCAAGCGTACACCAGCTGATTTCGAGGCCATTGAAGTTTATTTAGCCAGCTAACTTGTCTAAGATAATTCGATCCACTTCATTGACACTAACCATTTAAACCTGACGCCCAGCTTGACAGCTTTCAATTTGGCTACGTGTTGAGCCTCGAGGATTGGCGTTTATCACGTGTGGTACGTTGGTAAATGCTATTAAATAATGACGAGAAATGCTATAAAATGGGCAAGCTGGCGATGAGTATCTATCAGGCCTAGGACTTTGTATTATCGTTGGAATAATTCTCATACTGGGTTGCAGGCGTAGAGTCAGCATCGTTGTTGACGTTTGGCCGAGACCGTATGAATGATGAGAAAAGATCGTGTCCGTCGTCGGTGCTGGGAAGTTCATCTTGATAATTGAACGCTGTTGCGGGAGAAGAAGGCATCACTCTTTGTCTTTTTACATTGGCATTTAttccatcttcatcatctccGCAGTCGTCGCGGCCATCGAATTCATTAACCGAAGGCGGCGAAGA
This genomic interval carries:
- the ALG5 gene encoding dolichyl-phosphate beta-glucosyltransferase (ancestral locus Anc_6.253) gives rise to the protein MASKSAGVRLQDVELRTLLVSIVVVAVASVYTVIKLLSHTPRPPFPEELQYQTADKQGLVLKKLLPKVTDEPVEENDNVLLSVVVPSYNETSRILVMLTEAIKYLKKSMPGRWEIIIVDDGSSDGTADYCLELSHRNFKLDADQLRVIKLKKNRGKGGAVRQGLLHIRGSYGLFADADGASNFSDVENLLEALQRLEQTSTSSNKAAVAIGSRAHMVNTDAVVKRSFIRNLLMYGLHTLVFVFGIRSIKDTQCGFKLFNKQAIVEIFPYLHTEGWIFDVEILMLAIRKSIPIAEVSISWHEVGGSKMDLARDSINMAKDLVVIRMAYVLGIYRDRLESASWH